From a region of the bacterium genome:
- a CDS encoding GTP-binding protein yields the protein MAKEKFVRSKPHVNIGTIGHVDHGKTTLTSAITMV from the coding sequence ATGGCAAAGGAGAAATTTGTAAGGAGTAAGCCGCACGTAAATATAGGAACAATCGGGCACGTAGATCACGGAAAGACAACATTGACCAGTGCAATAACAATGGTAT